Proteins co-encoded in one Kocuria flava genomic window:
- a CDS encoding tyrosine-type recombinase/integrase, with protein MVKAEVPQGAASLVLAPGVTFLQEEEAVFEAMVQGWSAQMIGGRGLQRRSVAAVVSTVRRFQASTNEWPWRWSPQLFDEWMTDRVSTRALAPTTIRSYQYAVRSFCAYLCSEHYGWVAQCEGRFGEPPSQICHEENTAQHLQGYEGRPGRRPLSRDELQKLFDRADAEVAARLDAGRKGAVIAYRDATLLKVVYAWGLRANEAAHLDVTDFYRNPHAAQFGDYGVLQVRFGKASRGGAPKRRSVVSLFDWAVEAVVDYITHVRPLVVKSASSAASNALWLTERRTRLQARDVADRFGFYRDELGLDPDLSPHCLRHSYVTHLIEDGVDPRFVQEQAGHVYQSTTALYTAVSGDFKNKMLHDAIRAVLPTTPGGQRQ; from the coding sequence ATGGTGAAGGCCGAAGTGCCGCAGGGGGCGGCCTCCTTGGTGCTGGCCCCTGGTGTGACCTTTCTGCAGGAGGAAGAAGCCGTCTTCGAGGCCATGGTCCAGGGGTGGTCGGCGCAGATGATCGGCGGGCGTGGACTTCAGCGGCGGTCCGTGGCCGCGGTGGTGTCCACGGTGCGGCGGTTCCAGGCCAGCACCAACGAGTGGCCGTGGCGGTGGAGTCCGCAGTTGTTCGATGAGTGGATGACCGACCGGGTCAGCACCCGGGCGCTGGCCCCCACCACCATCCGCTCCTACCAGTACGCGGTGCGTTCTTTCTGCGCCTATCTGTGCTCGGAGCACTACGGGTGGGTCGCCCAGTGCGAAGGGCGCTTCGGTGAGCCCCCGAGCCAGATCTGTCACGAGGAGAACACCGCCCAGCACCTGCAGGGCTACGAGGGGCGCCCGGGGCGTCGGCCGTTGAGCCGGGATGAGCTGCAGAAGTTGTTCGATCGAGCCGATGCCGAGGTGGCGGCCCGGCTGGATGCCGGGCGCAAGGGCGCGGTGATCGCCTATCGCGACGCGACGCTGCTGAAGGTGGTCTACGCCTGGGGCTTGCGCGCCAATGAGGCCGCGCATCTGGATGTCACCGATTTCTACCGTAACCCGCACGCTGCCCAGTTCGGTGACTACGGGGTGCTGCAGGTCCGCTTCGGGAAGGCCTCCCGGGGTGGTGCGCCCAAACGCCGCTCGGTCGTCTCCCTCTTCGACTGGGCGGTGGAGGCCGTGGTCGACTACATCACCCACGTCCGTCCCCTGGTCGTGAAGAGCGCTTCCAGTGCGGCCTCTAATGCGCTGTGGTTGACCGAGCGCAGGACCCGGCTGCAGGCCCGTGACGTCGCGGACCGGTTCGGGTTCTACCGCGATGAGCTCGGCCTGGATCCGGACCTGTCCCCGCACTGTCTGCGCCACAGCTACGTGACCCATCTGATCGAGGACGGGGTGGACCCCCGCTTCGTCCAGGAACAGGCCGGTCACGTCTACCAGTCCACCACCGCGCTTTACACGGCCGTGAGCGGGGACTTCAAGAACAAGATGCTCCACGACGCGATCCGGGCCGTGCTGCCCACGACCCCGGGAGGGCAGAGACAGTGA
- a CDS encoding ANTAR domain-containing protein, protein MRLAVRLARHHDTEADLQAAMASRTTIDLAVGIVMGQNRCTQEKTFEILRAASSHRNVKLRELVADLVAQVGKGPASTHFEA, encoded by the coding sequence GTGCGCCTGGCTGTGCGCCTGGCCCGCCACCACGACACCGAAGCGGACCTGCAGGCGGCCATGGCCTCGCGGACCACCATCGACCTGGCCGTGGGCATCGTCATGGGCCAGAACCGCTGCACCCAGGAGAAGACCTTCGAGATCCTGCGGGCGGCCTCCAGCCACCGCAACGTCAAGCTGCGCGAGCTGGTCGCCGACCTCGTCGCCCAGGTCGGCAAGGGACCGGCCAGCACCCACTTCGAGGCCTGA
- a CDS encoding heparan-alpha-glucosaminide N-acetyltransferase domain-containing protein yields the protein MRTDRAAGRRGGAAVLGVPAPEGGRTRRRLVGADAARGLALLGMVAVHTLPVWDAGAERASLSWSLFAGHSAALFAVLAGVSLAFLSGGAAPHTGARLTGDRAGLVGRAAVLALVGLLLGFAAPPVNNILVYYGVFFLLAIPFLGLRIRHLLIAAAAFAVVSPFLMQWSLEVLPSHVYGNPTPWDLATDPVTVLAQLLLTGTYPALPYMSFLCAGLALGRMNLANRRVQTWLVGAGAALAVLAYGLSSLLLLGLGGYGRIWAATPWLSEAQIDEIIVFGPDPSLPTTTLWWLIVPGPHTNTPFALLVSLGVAVAVLGGFLLLARAAGTVLTPLAAAGSMTLTLYTAHLLFLATGLQDLAPGLAFWGQVVVLGLFALAWQHARGQGPLEKVVARVSKQVAHRVTARPDTAGGPRAGGPRAGAARAASARPGSAAPRRDEPRFRND from the coding sequence GTGCGCACTGACCGCGCCGCCGGACGGCGCGGGGGAGCGGCGGTCCTGGGCGTCCCGGCGCCCGAGGGCGGCCGCACCCGGCGCCGGCTCGTGGGCGCCGACGCCGCCCGCGGGCTCGCCCTGCTCGGCATGGTCGCCGTGCACACCCTGCCCGTGTGGGACGCCGGGGCCGAGCGGGCCTCGCTGAGCTGGTCGCTGTTCGCCGGCCACTCCGCGGCCCTGTTCGCGGTGCTCGCCGGCGTCAGCCTCGCCTTCCTCTCCGGCGGGGCGGCCCCGCACACCGGCGCCCGCCTCACCGGCGACCGCGCCGGACTGGTCGGGCGGGCCGCGGTGCTCGCCCTCGTCGGCCTCCTGCTCGGCTTCGCGGCCCCGCCGGTGAACAACATCCTCGTGTACTACGGGGTGTTCTTCCTGCTGGCGATCCCGTTCCTGGGACTGCGCATCCGGCACCTGCTGATCGCCGCGGCCGCCTTCGCGGTCGTCTCGCCGTTCCTCATGCAGTGGTCGCTGGAGGTGCTGCCCTCCCACGTCTACGGCAACCCCACTCCGTGGGACCTCGCCACCGACCCCGTCACCGTGCTCGCCCAGCTGCTGCTGACCGGCACCTATCCCGCCCTGCCGTACATGAGCTTCCTGTGCGCCGGGCTGGCCCTGGGCCGGATGAACCTCGCCAACCGGCGCGTGCAGACCTGGCTCGTCGGGGCGGGGGCGGCCCTGGCCGTGCTCGCCTACGGTCTCTCGAGCCTGCTGCTGCTCGGCCTCGGCGGCTACGGGCGGATCTGGGCCGCGACCCCGTGGCTGTCCGAGGCGCAGATCGACGAGATCATCGTCTTCGGCCCCGATCCGTCGCTGCCCACCACCACGCTGTGGTGGTTGATCGTGCCGGGCCCGCACACCAACACGCCGTTCGCGCTGCTGGTCAGCCTCGGCGTGGCGGTCGCCGTCCTCGGCGGGTTCCTGCTGCTGGCCCGCGCGGCCGGCACGGTGCTCACGCCGCTGGCCGCCGCCGGGTCGATGACCTTGACCCTCTACACCGCCCACCTGCTCTTCCTCGCCACGGGGCTGCAGGACCTCGCCCCCGGGCTGGCGTTCTGGGGGCAGGTCGTGGTGCTGGGCCTGTTCGCCCTCGCCTGGCAGCACGCCCGGGGCCAGGGCCCGCTGGAGAAGGTGGTCGCCCGGGTCTCGAAGCAGGTGGCCCACCGGGTGACGGCGCGCCCGGACACGGCCGGTGGGCCTCGGGCCGGTGGGCCTCGGGCCGGTGCGGCCCGGGCGGCCTCGGCCCGGCCCGGCTCGGCCGCGCCCCGCCGGGACGAGCCCCGGTTCCGCAACGACTGA
- a CDS encoding helix-turn-helix domain-containing protein: MKVIGYEWKLRQVMAAAGMFSTTKLIPELEARGIHLSASQVYRLAAEKPERLSLHVLVALMDIFGCTADDLITRVDLGAATTRTRTGTEAGSPEGSADALRASGARPKRAQIVPPSDG, encoded by the coding sequence GTGAAGGTCATCGGCTATGAGTGGAAGCTGCGGCAGGTGATGGCGGCTGCGGGGATGTTCAGTACCACCAAGCTCATCCCGGAACTGGAAGCGAGGGGTATCCATCTGTCGGCCAGCCAGGTCTACCGGCTGGCGGCGGAGAAACCGGAACGGCTGAGTCTGCACGTGCTGGTGGCCCTGATGGACATCTTCGGCTGCACCGCCGATGATCTCATCACCCGCGTCGATCTCGGCGCGGCCACCACTCGCACCCGCACCGGCACCGAGGCGGGGTCGCCCGAGGGCTCGGCTGATGCGTTGCGCGCCTCCGGGGCCCGGCCCAAGCGGGCCCAGATCGTGCCTCCCAGCGATGGTTGA
- a CDS encoding low affinity iron permease family protein, producing the protein MPTTSKTDSHPGHFARFTTAAANALGRPGMFLLAAALIVAWAVSGPFLDFSDTWQLIINTLTTLITFLMVFIIQNTQNRDSAAVHLKLDVIMRQLDVKDPTLYDAENRSEEELEREDALITPTAPRP; encoded by the coding sequence ATGCCCACCACCTCGAAGACCGACAGTCACCCGGGTCACTTCGCCCGGTTCACCACCGCTGCCGCCAACGCCCTGGGCCGGCCCGGGATGTTCCTGCTGGCCGCGGCGCTCATCGTCGCCTGGGCGGTGAGCGGGCCGTTCCTGGACTTCTCCGACACCTGGCAGCTGATCATCAACACCCTCACCACCCTGATCACGTTCCTGATGGTGTTCATCATCCAGAACACCCAGAACCGCGACAGCGCCGCCGTGCACCTCAAACTCGACGTCATCATGCGCCAGCTCGACGTCAAGGACCCCACCCTCTACGACGCGGAGAACCGCAGCGAGGAAGAACTCGAGCGCGAGGATGCGCTCATCACCCCGACCGCGCCCCGGCCGTGA
- a CDS encoding DUF4193 domain-containing protein, whose amino-acid sequence MATDYDAPRTAPEDEPVRESLEEIRAQRNATAQTPILEDDDDTAESIDLPDADLIEENLTIQVIPERENEFVCASCFLVHHRSQLAREGPGAKYCTDCDT is encoded by the coding sequence GTGGCCACCGATTACGACGCTCCCCGCACAGCCCCTGAGGACGAGCCGGTCCGCGAATCGCTGGAGGAGATCCGCGCCCAACGCAACGCAACCGCCCAAACTCCGATCCTCGAAGACGACGACGACACTGCCGAGAGCATCGACCTGCCCGACGCGGACCTCATCGAGGAAAATCTGACCATCCAGGTCATTCCCGAGCGAGAGAACGAATTCGTCTGCGCCTCCTGCTTCCTGGTTCACCACCGCAGCCAGCTCGCTCGTGAGGGCCCAGGCGCCAAGTACTGCACCGATTGCGACACCTGA
- a CDS encoding Pls/PosA family non-ribosomal peptide synthetase: MTVRPISRSGSTGHLGGSAGAGSRLAGDGWSEENGVLETALRTQPLPTVRGRAVYPAVAPPAPRTLVDIVLDTVNRHPGAVAIDDGGTELTYAQLLERVEAEAQRLWDLDVGRGDRVGIRVPSGTVDLYVAILGTIFAGAAYVPVDFDDPDERANTVWEEAGVAVVYGAGLALERRPGVRTGADSDQPRTTDDAWIIFTSGSTGKPKGVAISHRSAAALVDAEAELYLPKRPLGPRDRVMAGLSVAFDASCEEMWLAWRSGAALVPAPRSVVRSGTDLGPWLVERGITAVSTVPTLASMWPAEALERIRLLIFGGEACPNDLAARLVHPGREVWNTYGPTEATVIATGAILTGEPPVRIGLPLPGWELAVVDSSGNPVRWGEEGELIIGGVGLGRYLDPAKDAEKFAPMDTLGWERAYRSGDVVRADPEGIVFVGRADDQVKISGRRVEMGEIDEQMTRLPGVAAGAAAVHTTPAGNQVLVGYLVPQEPGSIDVQEARRLLADRLPGQMVPALALMDELPMKTSGKVDRKALPWPLPGGSTAVEAPALEDGLEWLAGLWADQLGPLPIDRDSDFFALGGTSVAVAKLVSELRRTYPGAEIAQLYRHPTLQEMHEYLESLERADVVARDAAAVSTVRDTPRRAGLVQVPFLVALYAVSGLRYVVGSLLVVWVLFNLFGAGWVPDLPLLPLLAGWLVLFALPGRMVLTALFIRLLTFRLRPGAHARGSWTHLRVWMAERVLIFNKFDPVMGTPLMAVFFRMLGNRVGDHAHLDTMPPVSGLAVVGSGAAVEHEVDLSGYWLEGDVFHLGTVTVGENARVGARTLLDPGAVVEAGAEVEPGSHVVGTVPAGRLAAGSPLEDLGEARASWPAQRAGHDRPLRTWALYSLGLGTVGLLPVLAILPGGLLAFSQVRDLQFYEAVFPVLALWVPVFAVLTLLTYLALVVVLVRLLARMITPGHHRAEGPVGWAVWLTGVLLQKSLVSTYPVYASIATPLFLRLLGARVGRQVEISTVETLPHLSTFASGSFMADHSMVSAPRTGFGWLHVGHSSVGERSFVGNSAVVGADRDLPADSLVAVLSSAPEHAEPGTSWLGRTPEQIARTSDAADEGATYRPRRRLVVARTLVESLRIVPFMVTAWIDLAIVYALTTIYMGSASPAEGLVAVLLWATPVVLAAGVVAALIPVLVKWALMGRFTQGERPLFSFFVWRNELADVFAESLAVPGLIRLAVGSPVFNVWARMMGARIERGVWCETWWLPEFDLVHLGRGVSVNRGTVLQTHLFQDRIMRLQPVRMEAGSTLGPNSFVLPGSTVEEGATVYPGSLVMAQETVPAGTRWGGNPIRPMSTHADQPVEAGARAH; encoded by the coding sequence ATGACAGTGCGCCCGATCTCGCGCAGCGGCTCCACCGGGCACCTGGGTGGCTCCGCCGGCGCCGGGAGCCGGCTCGCCGGCGACGGGTGGTCGGAGGAGAACGGTGTCCTCGAGACCGCCCTGCGGACCCAGCCGCTGCCCACCGTCCGCGGCCGGGCCGTCTACCCGGCCGTCGCGCCGCCCGCGCCCCGCACGCTCGTGGACATCGTCCTCGACACCGTGAACCGGCACCCGGGCGCCGTCGCGATCGACGACGGCGGCACCGAGCTGACCTACGCCCAGCTGCTCGAGCGCGTCGAGGCCGAGGCCCAGCGCCTGTGGGACCTCGACGTCGGGCGCGGGGACCGCGTGGGCATCCGGGTGCCCTCCGGCACCGTGGACCTCTACGTCGCGATCCTCGGGACGATCTTCGCCGGCGCCGCCTACGTCCCGGTCGACTTCGACGACCCCGACGAGCGCGCGAACACGGTGTGGGAGGAGGCCGGCGTCGCCGTCGTCTACGGCGCGGGCCTGGCCCTCGAGCGCCGCCCCGGCGTGCGCACCGGCGCCGACAGCGACCAGCCGCGCACCACCGACGACGCCTGGATCATCTTCACCTCCGGCTCCACCGGCAAGCCCAAGGGCGTGGCCATCAGCCACCGCTCCGCCGCCGCCCTGGTCGACGCCGAGGCCGAGCTCTACCTGCCCAAGCGCCCCCTGGGCCCGCGCGACCGCGTGATGGCCGGGCTCTCCGTGGCCTTCGACGCCTCCTGCGAGGAGATGTGGCTGGCCTGGCGCTCCGGCGCCGCGCTCGTGCCCGCACCCCGCTCCGTGGTGCGCTCCGGCACCGACCTCGGGCCCTGGCTCGTGGAGCGCGGGATCACCGCCGTGTCCACCGTGCCGACCCTGGCCTCCATGTGGCCGGCCGAGGCCCTCGAGCGGATCCGCCTGCTGATCTTCGGCGGCGAGGCCTGCCCCAACGACCTCGCCGCGCGCCTGGTCCACCCCGGCCGCGAGGTCTGGAACACCTACGGCCCCACCGAGGCCACCGTCATCGCCACCGGTGCGATCCTCACCGGTGAGCCGCCCGTGCGCATCGGCCTGCCCCTGCCCGGGTGGGAGCTCGCCGTCGTCGACTCCTCCGGCAACCCCGTGCGCTGGGGTGAGGAGGGCGAGCTGATCATCGGCGGCGTCGGCCTCGGCCGCTACCTCGACCCCGCCAAGGACGCCGAGAAGTTCGCGCCCATGGACACCCTGGGCTGGGAGCGGGCCTACCGCTCCGGCGACGTCGTGCGCGCCGACCCCGAGGGCATCGTCTTTGTGGGCCGCGCCGACGACCAGGTCAAGATCTCCGGGCGCCGCGTGGAGATGGGCGAGATCGACGAGCAGATGACCCGCCTGCCCGGCGTGGCCGCGGGTGCCGCCGCCGTGCACACCACGCCCGCCGGCAACCAGGTGCTCGTGGGCTACCTCGTGCCCCAGGAGCCCGGCTCGATCGACGTGCAGGAGGCCCGCCGGCTGCTGGCCGACCGGCTGCCCGGCCAGATGGTCCCCGCGCTCGCGCTGATGGACGAGCTGCCGATGAAGACCTCCGGCAAGGTCGACCGCAAGGCGCTGCCGTGGCCCCTGCCCGGAGGCTCCACCGCCGTGGAGGCCCCCGCGCTCGAGGACGGGCTCGAGTGGCTCGCCGGCCTGTGGGCCGACCAGCTCGGCCCGCTGCCCATCGACCGCGACAGCGACTTCTTCGCCCTGGGCGGCACCTCCGTGGCCGTGGCCAAGCTCGTCTCCGAGCTGCGCCGCACCTACCCCGGGGCCGAGATCGCCCAGCTCTACCGCCACCCCACCCTCCAGGAGATGCACGAGTACCTGGAGTCGCTGGAGCGCGCCGACGTCGTCGCCCGGGACGCCGCCGCCGTCTCGACGGTGCGGGACACCCCGCGCCGCGCAGGGCTCGTGCAGGTGCCGTTCCTCGTGGCCCTCTACGCCGTCTCCGGGCTGCGCTACGTCGTGGGCTCGCTGCTCGTCGTGTGGGTCCTGTTCAACCTCTTCGGCGCCGGCTGGGTCCCCGACCTGCCGCTGCTGCCGCTGCTCGCCGGCTGGCTCGTGCTCTTCGCCCTGCCCGGCCGCATGGTCCTCACCGCGCTGTTCATCCGGCTGCTCACCTTCCGGCTGCGCCCCGGTGCGCACGCCCGCGGCTCCTGGACGCACCTGCGGGTCTGGATGGCCGAGCGCGTGCTGATCTTCAACAAGTTCGACCCGGTCATGGGCACCCCGCTGATGGCCGTGTTCTTCCGGATGCTCGGCAACCGCGTGGGCGACCACGCCCACCTCGACACCATGCCGCCGGTCAGCGGCCTGGCCGTCGTCGGCTCCGGCGCGGCCGTGGAGCACGAGGTCGACCTCTCCGGCTACTGGCTCGAGGGCGACGTCTTCCACCTGGGCACGGTGACCGTGGGCGAGAACGCCCGCGTGGGCGCCCGCACCCTGCTGGACCCCGGCGCGGTCGTCGAGGCCGGCGCCGAGGTCGAGCCCGGCTCCCACGTGGTGGGCACCGTCCCCGCCGGCCGGCTCGCCGCCGGCTCCCCGCTCGAGGACCTCGGCGAGGCCCGCGCCTCCTGGCCCGCCCAGCGCGCCGGCCACGACCGGCCCCTGCGCACCTGGGCGCTGTACTCGCTCGGGCTCGGCACGGTCGGGCTGCTGCCCGTCCTCGCGATCCTGCCCGGCGGCCTGCTCGCCTTCAGCCAGGTCCGCGACCTGCAGTTCTACGAGGCCGTCTTCCCCGTCCTGGCCCTGTGGGTGCCGGTGTTCGCGGTGCTGACCCTCCTCACCTACCTCGCGCTCGTCGTGGTGCTCGTGCGCCTGCTCGCCCGGATGATCACCCCCGGCCACCACCGCGCCGAGGGCCCCGTGGGCTGGGCCGTGTGGCTGACCGGCGTGCTGCTGCAGAAGTCGCTGGTGTCGACCTACCCGGTCTACGCCTCGATCGCGACCCCGCTGTTCCTGCGCCTGCTCGGCGCCCGCGTCGGGCGCCAGGTCGAGATCTCCACCGTGGAGACCCTCCCGCACCTGAGCACCTTCGCCTCCGGGTCCTTCATGGCCGACCACTCGATGGTCAGCGCCCCGCGCACCGGCTTCGGCTGGCTCCACGTCGGCCACTCCTCCGTGGGGGAGCGCTCCTTCGTGGGCAACTCCGCGGTGGTCGGCGCCGACCGCGACCTGCCCGCCGACTCCCTCGTGGCCGTGCTCTCCTCGGCCCCCGAGCACGCCGAGCCCGGCACCTCCTGGCTCGGCCGGACCCCGGAGCAGATCGCCCGGACCTCCGACGCCGCCGACGAGGGGGCCACCTACCGGCCCCGCCGCCGGCTGGTCGTGGCCCGCACCCTCGTGGAGTCGCTGCGCATCGTGCCGTTCATGGTCACCGCCTGGATCGACCTCGCGATCGTCTACGCCCTGACCACGATCTACATGGGCTCCGCCTCCCCGGCCGAGGGCCTCGTGGCGGTCCTGCTGTGGGCCACCCCCGTGGTGCTCGCCGCCGGCGTGGTCGCCGCGCTGATCCCCGTGCTCGTCAAGTGGGCCCTCATGGGCCGCTTCACCCAGGGCGAGCGCCCGCTGTTCAGCTTCTTCGTGTGGCGCAACGAGCTCGCCGACGTGTTCGCCGAGTCCCTCGCTGTGCCCGGCCTGATCCGCCTGGCCGTCGGCTCGCCCGTGTTCAACGTCTGGGCCCGCATGATGGGCGCCCGGATCGAGCGCGGCGTGTGGTGCGAGACCTGGTGGCTGCCCGAGTTCGACCTCGTCCACCTCGGGCGCGGCGTGTCCGTCAACCGCGGCACCGTGCTCCAGACCCACCTGTTCCAGGACCGCATCATGCGCCTGCAGCCGGTGCGCATGGAGGCCGGCTCCACCCTCGGGCCCAACAGCTTCGTGCTGCCCGGCTCCACGGTGGAGGAGGGCGCGACCGTCTACCCCGGCTCGCTGGTCATGGCGCAGGAGACCGTGCCCGCCGGCACCCGGTGGGGCGGCAACCCCATCCGCCCGATGAGCACCCACGCCGATCAGCCGGTGGAGGCCGGCGCCCGTGCGCACTGA